The proteins below are encoded in one region of Peribacillus muralis:
- a CDS encoding MarR family winged helix-turn-helix transcriptional regulator, which produces MMTNEKISSLIDRYMKVSFYVNKMGELLIKDQICDVLTNEQYYTLRFIEQQRLCTSTEISEAFYINKSAVTSNINRLEGKGLIEREQDQHDRRVFHLKLSNEGAALLHKTEHKIHKLVEGIMTNFEYEEIVKFLDTYEKLSQIFIEMKNRELEEL; this is translated from the coding sequence ATGATGACGAATGAAAAAATTTCTTCTTTGATAGACCGGTATATGAAGGTTTCCTTTTATGTCAACAAGATGGGGGAGTTGTTGATCAAGGATCAAATATGTGATGTGCTGACGAATGAGCAATACTACACGTTACGGTTCATTGAACAACAACGATTATGCACTTCTACGGAAATCAGCGAGGCCTTTTATATAAATAAGAGCGCCGTCACCTCCAATATCAACAGGCTTGAAGGCAAAGGGCTGATTGAGCGGGAGCAGGACCAACATGACCGGAGGGTCTTTCACTTGAAGCTTTCAAATGAAGGAGCGGCATTGTTGCATAAAACGGAACATAAGATTCATAAATTGGTCGAAGGCATCATGACGAACTTCGAATATGAAGAGATTGTTAAATTCCTGGATACATATGAGAAGCTCTCGCAAATTTTCATAGAAATGAAAAATCGGGAACTGGAGGAACTGTAA